One genomic segment of Mycolicibacterium gilvum includes these proteins:
- a CDS encoding bifunctional nitrate reductase/sulfite reductase flavoprotein subunit alpha, whose product MTRTACSYCGVGCGISVETRTDPASGVPVIARVSGDKLHPTNFGRLCTKGATHAEMMAATDGRLTTALVRPSRDADPVALDVDDAVAEAGSRLRAIVDEHGPDAVALYVSGQMSIEAQYLATKLAKGFLRTVHIESNSRLCMASAGTGYKQSLGSDGPPGSYTDFDCTNLFFVIGSNMADCHPILYLRMADRLKAGARLIVVDPRRTATADKADLYLPIRPGTDLALLNGILRVLVQDGAIDEAFIAEHTEGWEAMPAFLADYPPSRVAEITGLAEADIRSAAAMIAEAGDWISCWTMGLNQSTHGTWNTNAICNLHLATGAICRPGAGPMSLTGQPNAMGGREMGYMGPGLPGQRAVLSAEDRSFVETQWDLEPGTVRTEVGPGTVEMFRRIAGGDIKAVWIICTNPVASVANRDTVITGLQSAELVITQDAYVDTATNRYADIMLPATLWAEADAVMVNSDRTLTLLAQSVPAAGDARPDWELICGVARHLGFGDAFDHKSSEEIFDEIRRFHNPRTGYDLRGVTYERLRATPVQWPCPSEDAPDRNPIRYLNDGVSQDLHVDDDGHIPRLAFATPSRRAVFHPRPHLDAAELPDDDYPFILNTGRLQHQWHTMTKTGRVAKLTKLNPAPFVEIHPSDAAALGITDGQDLELRTRRGRAVLPAVLTERVRPGNTWAPFHWNDEHGENLTINALTNDAVDPDSLQPEFKVCAVRLTPVPAADGAPDLTDDEKLYIAGFLAGVDEGRPGVPVLPAGAPVGARARLWVDGLLAGRYSRLETAAPSASPRGGPLVLWASQTGTAEEFAGSLGERLAGARLRAMDDTDLSELSDAGEVVIVTSTFGDGGPPDNGTAFWERLESADAPALDGVRYTVLGIGDRSYDNFCGHAKSLDTRLADLGATRMLDRADCEAYDEQPMAAWADSVVGLMSTPVTPAPTQPAVPAAPAPFTRGNPAQAPLCRNVRLTPDGAGKDVRQFGFDISGQDLAYSVGDSLGVWVVNSDAVVESWLSATGFHGAEAVIVDGRQISLREALTRHYDVCKVTSNLVTFVAEHCPDAATAKRLRNDRGALDTWLVDRNGLDLVREFGIRADPALWQEVLVRLTPRQYSISSSPLVSPHEVQLTVSVVRYRGADGTARGGVASTYLADLPDGTPVRVFLQRSPHFRPPEDPHTPMIMVGPGTGIAPFRGFLQERRALGHRGPNWLFFGGRHRDQNFYYRDDLLDMVDDGFLNRLDLAFSRDQRQRIYVQHKMLDYGADVWRWLDDGAHFYVCGDATRMAKDVDDALTEILRTHARMSSDAAREYKREMVAEKRYVRDVY is encoded by the coding sequence GTGACCCGAACCGCCTGTTCGTATTGCGGGGTCGGGTGCGGGATCTCGGTCGAGACCCGCACCGACCCCGCCTCGGGTGTTCCGGTCATCGCCCGGGTATCCGGAGACAAGCTGCACCCGACCAACTTCGGACGGCTGTGCACCAAAGGCGCCACCCACGCCGAGATGATGGCGGCCACCGACGGCCGTCTGACGACGGCGCTGGTGCGTCCATCGCGCGACGCCGACCCCGTCGCGCTGGACGTCGACGACGCGGTGGCGGAAGCCGGTTCGAGGTTGAGAGCGATCGTCGACGAGCACGGTCCCGACGCGGTCGCGCTCTACGTGTCAGGCCAGATGTCGATCGAGGCGCAGTATCTGGCTACCAAGCTGGCCAAGGGTTTCCTGCGCACCGTGCACATCGAATCGAACTCGAGGCTGTGCATGGCCAGCGCCGGCACCGGTTACAAGCAGTCGCTGGGCTCGGACGGACCGCCGGGGTCCTACACCGATTTCGACTGCACGAACCTGTTTTTCGTGATCGGGTCGAACATGGCCGACTGCCATCCCATCCTGTACCTACGGATGGCGGACAGGCTCAAGGCCGGCGCCAGGCTCATCGTCGTCGACCCGCGCCGAACCGCCACCGCGGACAAGGCCGACCTCTATCTCCCCATCCGGCCGGGAACGGATCTGGCGCTGCTCAACGGGATACTGCGCGTCCTCGTGCAGGACGGGGCCATCGACGAGGCGTTCATCGCCGAGCACACCGAGGGCTGGGAGGCGATGCCGGCGTTCCTGGCCGACTATCCGCCCAGCCGCGTCGCCGAGATCACCGGTCTGGCCGAAGCCGACATCCGCTCGGCCGCAGCGATGATCGCCGAGGCGGGGGACTGGATCAGCTGCTGGACGATGGGCCTCAATCAGAGCACGCACGGCACCTGGAACACCAACGCGATCTGCAATCTGCACCTGGCCACCGGCGCGATCTGCCGACCGGGCGCCGGGCCGATGTCACTGACCGGCCAGCCCAACGCGATGGGCGGCCGCGAGATGGGTTACATGGGACCGGGACTGCCCGGGCAGCGTGCCGTGCTCTCGGCAGAGGACCGGTCGTTCGTCGAGACCCAGTGGGACCTCGAACCCGGCACGGTCCGCACCGAGGTGGGCCCTGGGACGGTGGAGATGTTCCGGAGGATCGCCGGCGGCGACATCAAGGCGGTGTGGATCATCTGCACCAACCCTGTTGCCAGCGTGGCGAATCGGGATACCGTGATCACCGGTCTGCAGTCGGCCGAGCTGGTCATCACCCAGGATGCCTACGTCGACACCGCCACCAATCGCTACGCCGACATCATGCTGCCGGCCACCCTGTGGGCCGAAGCCGATGCGGTGATGGTCAACTCCGACCGGACCCTCACTCTGCTCGCGCAGTCGGTCCCTGCCGCCGGTGACGCCAGGCCGGACTGGGAACTGATCTGCGGCGTCGCGCGTCACCTCGGGTTCGGCGACGCGTTCGACCACAAGTCGAGCGAGGAGATCTTCGACGAGATCCGCCGATTCCACAACCCGCGAACGGGATACGACCTGCGCGGCGTCACCTACGAGCGGTTGCGGGCCACCCCCGTGCAATGGCCGTGCCCGTCGGAGGACGCCCCCGACCGCAACCCGATCCGGTACCTCAACGACGGGGTGTCGCAGGACCTGCACGTCGATGACGACGGCCACATTCCCCGGTTGGCGTTCGCGACGCCGTCGCGGCGGGCGGTGTTCCATCCGCGTCCGCACCTCGACGCCGCGGAGCTGCCTGACGACGACTATCCGTTCATCCTCAACACCGGCCGTCTGCAGCACCAGTGGCACACCATGACCAAGACCGGCAGGGTCGCCAAGCTCACCAAACTCAACCCCGCGCCGTTCGTCGAAATACACCCGAGCGACGCTGCGGCCCTCGGAATCACCGACGGTCAGGACCTGGAGTTGCGCACACGCCGCGGCCGCGCGGTGCTTCCCGCTGTCCTCACCGAGCGTGTCAGGCCCGGCAACACCTGGGCGCCGTTTCACTGGAACGACGAACACGGCGAGAACCTGACGATCAACGCGCTGACCAACGACGCCGTCGACCCGGACTCGTTGCAGCCCGAGTTCAAGGTGTGTGCGGTGCGGCTGACGCCGGTTCCCGCCGCCGACGGAGCACCCGATCTGACCGATGACGAAAAGCTCTACATCGCAGGTTTTCTCGCCGGTGTCGACGAGGGACGGCCCGGAGTCCCTGTGCTGCCGGCCGGCGCCCCGGTCGGCGCGCGTGCCCGGCTGTGGGTCGACGGGCTGCTCGCCGGGCGCTACTCGCGTCTGGAGACCGCGGCGCCGTCCGCATCGCCGCGGGGCGGGCCGCTGGTGCTGTGGGCGTCGCAGACCGGCACCGCCGAGGAGTTCGCCGGCAGCCTGGGGGAGCGCCTCGCGGGAGCGCGCCTGCGCGCGATGGACGACACCGACCTGAGCGAGCTCTCCGATGCCGGTGAGGTGGTGATCGTCACGAGCACCTTCGGCGACGGCGGGCCCCCCGACAACGGCACGGCGTTCTGGGAGCGTCTCGAATCGGCCGACGCCCCGGCCCTGGACGGGGTGCGCTACACCGTGCTCGGCATCGGCGACCGGTCCTACGACAACTTCTGCGGCCATGCGAAGTCCCTCGACACCCGACTGGCCGACCTGGGCGCGACCCGGATGTTGGACCGGGCCGACTGCGAGGCCTACGACGAGCAGCCGATGGCGGCCTGGGCCGACTCCGTCGTCGGCCTGATGTCGACCCCGGTCACGCCGGCACCGACGCAGCCCGCGGTCCCGGCGGCTCCCGCGCCGTTCACCCGGGGCAATCCCGCGCAGGCGCCCCTGTGCCGCAACGTCAGGCTGACTCCGGACGGTGCCGGCAAAGACGTGCGCCAGTTCGGGTTCGACATCAGCGGGCAGGATCTCGCTTACTCGGTCGGTGACTCCCTGGGCGTCTGGGTGGTCAACTCGGACGCCGTGGTCGAGAGTTGGCTTTCTGCAACCGGTTTCCACGGCGCCGAGGCCGTGATCGTCGACGGGCGACAGATCTCGTTGCGCGAGGCGCTCACCCGGCACTACGACGTCTGCAAGGTCACGTCGAACCTGGTCACGTTCGTCGCCGAGCACTGCCCCGACGCCGCCACCGCCAAGCGTCTTCGCAACGACCGTGGCGCGCTCGACACGTGGTTGGTCGACCGCAACGGTCTGGATCTGGTCCGCGAGTTCGGCATCCGCGCCGACCCGGCGTTGTGGCAGGAGGTGCTGGTGCGCCTGACGCCGCGCCAGTACTCGATCTCGTCGAGTCCACTGGTGAGTCCGCACGAGGTGCAGTTGACGGTCTCGGTGGTGCGCTACCGCGGCGCCGACGGCACCGCGCGCGGCGGGGTGGCCTCGACGTATCTGGCCGACCTGCCCGACGGCACCCCGGTGCGGGTGTTCCTGCAGCGGTCCCCGCACTTCCGGCCGCCCGAGGATCCGCACACCCCGATGATCATGGTCGGCCCCGGAACCGGTATCGCACCGTTCCGCGGATTCCTGCAGGAGCGCCGCGCGCTCGGCCACCGCGGCCCGAACTGGCTGTTCTTCGGCGGCCGGCACCGCGATCAGAACTTCTACTACCGAGACGATCTGCTCGACATGGTCGACGACGGCTTCCTCAACCGGCTGGACCTCGCGTTCTCCCGCGATCAGCGGCAACGGATCTACGTCCAGCACAAGATGCTCGACTACGGCGCAGACGTGTGGCGCTGGCTCGACGACGGCGCGCACTTCTACGTGTGTGGGGACGCCACCCGGATGGCGAAGGACGTCGACGACGCGCTCACCGAGATCCTGCGCACCCACGCCAGGATGAGCTCGGATGCCGCCCGCGAGTACAAGCGTGAGATGGTCGCCGAGAAGCGCTACGTGCGCGACGTGTACTAG
- a CDS encoding nitrate/nitrite transporter, giving the protein MTWAFTGAMAKRTRDIDTWDPEDVAAWEGTGGKVPGKAIAKRNLIWSIVAEHVGFSVWSIWSVMVLFMPQDVYGIDAAGKFYLVAVPTLVGAFMRIPYTIAPARFGGRNWTIVSALLLLIPTVLAYYYMKNPASYTTYMVIAAFAGLGGGNFASSMTNINAFYPQRLKGWALGLNAGGGNIGVPVIQLIGLMVIAAVGNTRPEIVCAIYLVAISGAAVGAALFMDNLRNQKSNFGALVEAMRFKHSWVMSFLYIGTFGSFIGFSFAFGQVLQINYLAGGDTPAQASLHAAQIAFLGPLLGSISRPFGGKLADRVGGGRITLYVFVAMIFAAGVLVATGVMDDAAAGAPTSAQMIGYVAGFILLFILSGLGNGSTYKMIPSIFEAKAQGRDDLDKEGKAAWSRAMSGALIGFAGAVGALGGVFINVVLRASYVGDAKSATAAFWVFLAFYVVCAFVTWFVFLRLQEHRAHSGEHIGRTSAPVPVG; this is encoded by the coding sequence ATGACCTGGGCTTTCACTGGGGCCATGGCGAAACGAACGCGCGATATCGACACCTGGGATCCCGAGGATGTGGCTGCCTGGGAAGGCACAGGCGGCAAGGTGCCGGGCAAAGCGATCGCGAAACGCAACCTGATCTGGTCGATCGTGGCCGAGCACGTCGGTTTCTCGGTGTGGTCGATCTGGTCGGTGATGGTGCTGTTCATGCCGCAGGACGTCTACGGCATCGACGCGGCGGGCAAGTTCTACCTGGTGGCGGTGCCGACGCTGGTCGGCGCCTTCATGCGTATCCCGTACACCATCGCCCCGGCCCGCTTCGGTGGCCGCAACTGGACGATCGTCAGCGCCCTGCTGCTGCTCATCCCGACGGTGCTGGCGTACTACTACATGAAGAACCCGGCGTCCTACACCACCTACATGGTGATCGCCGCGTTCGCGGGTCTGGGCGGCGGGAACTTCGCGTCGTCGATGACCAACATCAACGCGTTCTACCCGCAGCGGCTCAAGGGCTGGGCGCTGGGGCTCAACGCCGGGGGCGGCAACATCGGAGTTCCGGTGATCCAGCTGATCGGACTGATGGTGATCGCCGCGGTCGGCAACACGCGACCCGAGATCGTCTGTGCCATCTACCTTGTCGCGATCAGTGGCGCGGCGGTGGGCGCGGCGCTGTTCATGGACAACCTGCGCAACCAGAAGTCGAACTTCGGCGCACTCGTCGAGGCGATGCGGTTCAAGCACTCGTGGGTGATGAGTTTCCTGTACATCGGCACCTTCGGCTCGTTCATCGGGTTCTCGTTCGCCTTCGGCCAGGTGCTGCAGATCAACTACCTCGCCGGCGGGGACACCCCCGCGCAGGCGTCACTGCACGCCGCCCAGATCGCCTTCCTGGGGCCGCTTCTCGGCTCCATCTCACGCCCGTTCGGCGGAAAGCTCGCCGACCGGGTCGGTGGCGGCAGGATCACCCTCTACGTGTTCGTCGCGATGATCTTCGCCGCCGGCGTCCTGGTGGCGACGGGCGTGATGGACGACGCCGCGGCCGGAGCCCCCACCAGCGCCCAGATGATCGGTTACGTCGCGGGTTTCATCCTTCTGTTCATCCTGTCCGGTTTGGGTAACGGGTCCACCTACAAGATGATCCCGTCGATCTTCGAGGCCAAGGCGCAGGGCCGCGACGACCTCGACAAGGAGGGCAAGGCCGCGTGGTCGCGAGCGATGTCGGGCGCGTTGATCGGATTCGCCGGAGCCGTCGGCGCACTCGGCGGAGTGTTCATCAACGTGGTGCTGCGCGCGTCCTACGTCGGCGACGCGAAATCGGCGACAGCGGCGTTCTGGGTCTTCCTCGCCTTCTACGTGGTGTGTGCGTTCGTGACGTGGTTCGTGTTCCTGCGCCTGCAGGAGCACCGCGCCCACAGCGGTGAGCACATCGGGCGCACCTCGGCCCCGGTCCCCGTCGGCTAG
- a CDS encoding molybdopterin oxidoreductase — translation MTDGSTPRFLQGAFEFVGAGYDKPVPLDGSLRYVVPPGATTQPVYFRGGNSAKQMVTVVLFRDGVAMRYFPIAAKGATHVALRVVEDLLADTVLELSVAAPDGVKGTVIVDLGLVEF, via the coding sequence ATGACCGACGGAAGCACGCCCCGGTTCCTGCAAGGCGCGTTCGAGTTCGTCGGCGCCGGCTACGACAAGCCGGTGCCACTGGACGGGTCGTTGCGGTATGTGGTGCCGCCGGGGGCCACCACGCAGCCGGTGTACTTCCGCGGCGGGAACTCCGCCAAGCAGATGGTGACGGTCGTCCTGTTCCGCGACGGCGTCGCGATGCGCTACTTCCCGATCGCGGCGAAAGGGGCCACGCACGTCGCGCTGCGTGTGGTGGAGGACCTGCTCGCCGACACGGTGCTGGAGTTGTCTGTGGCCGCGCCGGACGGGGTGAAGGGCACGGTGATCGTCGACCTGGGTCTGGTGGAGTTCTAG
- a CDS encoding FAD-dependent oxidoreductase: MAQRLVVVGNGMAGIRALEEVLARGGGDHREITVFGDEPYGNYNRILLSNVLAGVDDPAEIYLNTMDWYTDNGIDLRAGVRVVRLDTFAHLVHADDGTTLHYDKLILATGSRSFFPPMTGLWADDKTLTDGVFGFRTLDDTATMIAEAANRTKAVVIGGGLLGLEAARGLQNRGLTVDVVHAGPTLMNAQLDDPAGAILRKSVENLGIGVHTGKRTTEVIVGDDGRLAGISFADGSALDCDMLVIMYWFSRSQGHVSFESRFEMTALMTVDFRGDAIAVSSNPFWLLWPKGQTHHRHGPGLFHPTTRRISSRCRRQASRSSLREGSAPASTHSRCMSRVGLGVRGIHNDRQDCRTQPTAAMRLPPSAVRTVSRSTIRYHDLRESIGAKRRAIRRADRQRFGRS, from the coding sequence ATGGCGCAGCGTCTGGTGGTGGTCGGCAACGGCATGGCGGGGATCCGCGCGCTGGAGGAGGTCCTCGCGCGCGGCGGCGGAGATCACCGTGAGATCACCGTGTTCGGCGACGAGCCCTACGGAAACTACAACCGCATCCTGCTGTCCAATGTTCTTGCCGGGGTGGATGATCCGGCCGAGATCTACCTCAACACGATGGACTGGTACACCGACAACGGCATCGACCTGCGCGCCGGGGTGCGGGTGGTCCGGTTGGACACGTTCGCCCATCTCGTGCACGCGGACGACGGCACGACGCTGCACTACGACAAGCTGATCCTGGCCACCGGCAGCCGCTCGTTCTTCCCCCCGATGACGGGGCTGTGGGCCGACGACAAGACCCTGACCGACGGCGTGTTCGGGTTCCGCACGCTCGACGACACCGCGACCATGATCGCCGAGGCCGCCAACCGCACGAAGGCCGTCGTGATCGGCGGGGGGCTGCTGGGACTGGAGGCTGCCCGCGGGCTGCAGAACCGGGGCCTGACCGTCGACGTTGTGCACGCCGGACCCACGCTGATGAACGCCCAGCTCGACGATCCCGCTGGGGCGATCCTGCGAAAATCCGTGGAGAACCTCGGAATCGGCGTGCACACGGGTAAGCGCACCACCGAGGTGATCGTCGGCGACGACGGCAGACTGGCGGGCATCTCCTTCGCCGACGGGTCCGCGCTGGACTGCGACATGCTGGTCATCATGTACTGGTTCTCGCGTTCACAAGGCCATGTCAGCTTTGAGTCGCGGTTCGAGATGACTGCCCTGATGACGGTCGACTTTCGGGGCGACGCAATCGCGGTCAGCTCCAACCCATTCTGGCTGCTGTGGCCGAAGGGCCAGACGCACCACCGGCACGGCCCCGGACTTTTTCATCCGACGACGCGACGGATCAGCTCTCGTTGTCGACGTCAAGCCAGCAGATCGTCTCTGCGAGAAGGATCGGCTCCAGCATCAACGCACTCGCGATGTATGTCGCGAGTTGGACTGGGAGTACGAGGAATTCACAATGATAGACAAGACTGCAGAACGCAACCTACGGCTGCTATGCGCCTACCACCATCCGCGGTTCGCACCGTCAGCAGAAGCACGATCCGCTATCACGATCTGCGTGAATCGATCGGGGCGAAACGGCGTGCAATTCGGCGAGCTGATCGACAACGCTTCGGAAGGAGCTGA
- a CDS encoding tyrosine-type recombinase/integrase, whose amino-acid sequence MTIQHQLRLQAGTDVAWVLSGPGCGKYALVNEYLRYLADRNYSPRTLRAYGYDLLAFCRWLGSVDVELSSVTTETVLDFMRHCRQTPIAGRPTNVVSMTGTRLDRYSSTTINHRLAALTGLFTFRELRDPGLRTPIPSGREARRVSAEERNGLLGHLVRPKRRSALRLREPRRLPRALNRRETAELLSSLRTWRDRALAGLMLLSGLRSGELLTLDVTDVDIGARWVKVMGKGAKERRVPLDVEVAGLIQTYLLVERPESDSNRLFLVAKGPHRGQPLTAAGLRTIFRYHRIKSGVLAGHPHALRHTFGTAMAEAGVDLAVMQALLGHAHIDTTARYIHLAPTHVKAEYDAARTRLRSHT is encoded by the coding sequence ATGACGATTCAGCATCAGCTGCGTCTGCAAGCAGGCACCGATGTCGCCTGGGTGTTGTCCGGTCCGGGTTGCGGGAAGTATGCGTTGGTCAACGAATACCTCAGGTATCTGGCCGACCGGAATTACTCTCCTCGCACGCTGCGGGCCTACGGCTATGACCTGTTGGCATTCTGCCGGTGGCTCGGCAGCGTCGACGTCGAGTTGAGTTCAGTGACCACCGAGACCGTGCTCGACTTCATGCGGCACTGCAGGCAGACTCCGATCGCGGGACGCCCCACCAACGTGGTGTCGATGACCGGCACGCGTCTCGACCGTTACTCGTCGACCACCATCAATCACCGGCTTGCCGCGTTGACGGGGCTGTTCACCTTCCGGGAGCTGCGTGACCCCGGACTGCGTACCCCAATCCCCAGCGGCCGCGAAGCGCGGCGGGTCAGCGCCGAGGAACGCAACGGCCTGCTCGGACATCTGGTGAGGCCGAAACGCCGATCGGCGCTGCGCCTGCGTGAACCGCGGCGGCTTCCGCGGGCTTTGAATCGCCGCGAGACCGCCGAGCTGTTATCGAGCCTGCGAACCTGGCGTGACCGAGCGCTGGCCGGGCTGATGTTGTTGTCCGGGTTGAGATCCGGGGAACTGCTCACCCTCGACGTGACTGACGTCGATATCGGAGCCCGCTGGGTGAAGGTGATGGGCAAAGGCGCCAAGGAACGCCGCGTGCCCCTCGATGTGGAGGTCGCAGGGCTGATCCAAACGTATCTTCTCGTCGAGCGACCCGAATCGGACAGCAACCGCCTTTTCCTGGTCGCCAAAGGCCCCCACCGGGGTCAGCCGTTGACCGCGGCCGGACTGCGCACCATCTTCCGGTATCACCGGATCAAGTCCGGAGTGCTCGCCGGTCACCCGCATGCGTTACGTCATACCTTCGGCACCGCGATGGCCGAGGCCGGTGTGGATCTAGCGGTGATGCAGGCACTGCTCGGACACGCCCACATCGACACCACAGCCCGCTACATCCATCTGGCACCCACCCATGTCAAGGCGGAATACGATGCTGCCCGAACACGATTACGCTCCCACACCTGA